Proteins from one Flavobacterium branchiarum genomic window:
- a CDS encoding GNAT family N-acetyltransferase, whose product MTTENIKIKDKNYTVYKQYQQNEKLRLEFNRMTQDFWGFDFENFYQSGFWDDKCILYSLFDGDKIVSHITVSLFEKEQKTLMQLGTVMTDPNYQNKGLNRFLMERITTDFKDKIEGVFLFANDTVLDYYPKFNLVPASEFEHFQTKKNTEFIQKHTKRKLDLENEKDLNLFEILVENSIANSKFQTKSKGLSFFYCHSYPEMGFKNNIFFIEELNCVAVIQLEEQALHIVEIFSPNEIKMNDVICAFADLSFEEVVLGFTPKQTIEFQHRDYKEEDLQLFVSPELQSLFKENQLRINSLSHT is encoded by the coding sequence ATGACTACTGAAAACATAAAAATAAAAGATAAAAATTATACTGTATACAAACAATATCAGCAGAACGAAAAACTTCGTTTGGAGTTCAATCGAATGACACAAGATTTCTGGGGATTTGATTTCGAAAACTTCTATCAATCTGGATTTTGGGATGATAAATGTATCTTATATTCATTATTCGATGGAGATAAAATAGTATCACATATAACCGTAAGCTTGTTCGAAAAAGAACAAAAAACTCTGATGCAATTAGGTACAGTAATGACAGACCCAAATTATCAAAACAAAGGATTGAATCGATTTTTGATGGAACGCATAACAACTGATTTCAAAGACAAAATTGAAGGTGTTTTTTTATTTGCTAACGACACTGTATTAGATTATTACCCAAAATTCAATCTTGTTCCAGCGTCTGAATTCGAACATTTTCAAACCAAAAAGAATACTGAATTTATTCAAAAACATACGAAACGAAAATTAGATTTAGAAAATGAAAAAGATCTTAATTTGTTTGAAATACTGGTAGAGAATTCCATTGCAAATAGTAAATTCCAAACTAAAAGTAAAGGGCTGAGTTTTTTTTACTGCCATTCTTATCCAGAAATGGGTTTTAAAAACAACATCTTTTTTATTGAAGAATTAAATTGTGTAGCCGTAATACAACTAGAAGAACAAGCTTTGCATATTGTTGAGATTTTCTCTCCAAACGAAATCAAAATGAATGATGTCATCTGTGCATTTGCAGATTTATCATTTGAAGAAGTTGTTTTAGGTTTCACCCCAAAGCAAACAATAGAGTTTCAACACAGAGATTATAAAGAAGAAGATTTACAACTTTTTGTTTCTCCTGAATTACAATCACTATTTAAAGAAAATCAATTACGAATTAATTCACTATCACATACTTAG
- a CDS encoding NAD(P)/FAD-dependent oxidoreductase yields MKKNPDVVIIGGGLAGLTCGIHLSKMKLKVILIEKKEFPKHKVCGEYVSNEIKPYLDWLHLKIQDLNPVTITQLELAAPNGKLIHCDLPLGGFGLSRYTLDYHLYKKAIENGCEIIHDTVEDINFEDDLFTITTSELKTFVTRFAVGAFGKRSNFDQKLHRKFILKKAPWLAVKSHYKGEFPNNLVGLYNFEGGYCGVSKVENDIINICYLVNFDSFKKYKNIDEFQVNIIYKNPHLKELFTNSKSLFEKPLTISQISFEKKTAIENHILMVGDSAGLIQPLCGNGMAMAILSAKIASELIIEYHTQKNISRTELEDKYTKLWNYNFKKRLKTGRFLALLLQNKKSTTIVMWFLIQFPFLLSQVIKRTHGKSLILN; encoded by the coding sequence ATGAAAAAAAATCCTGATGTAGTAATTATTGGTGGGGGACTAGCAGGGCTAACTTGTGGCATTCATTTATCTAAAATGAAGCTAAAAGTAATTTTGATTGAAAAAAAAGAATTCCCAAAACATAAAGTTTGTGGAGAATATGTTTCTAACGAAATCAAACCTTATCTGGATTGGCTTCACTTAAAAATTCAGGATTTAAATCCTGTAACAATTACACAATTAGAATTGGCTGCTCCGAACGGAAAATTAATTCACTGTGATTTACCTCTTGGAGGATTCGGACTCAGCCGTTACACATTAGATTATCATTTATATAAAAAAGCAATCGAAAATGGATGTGAGATAATCCATGATACTGTTGAAGATATTAATTTTGAAGATGATTTATTTACAATCACAACCTCTGAATTAAAAACATTCGTTACTCGTTTCGCTGTAGGAGCATTCGGTAAACGCTCGAACTTTGATCAAAAACTGCATCGAAAATTCATTCTCAAAAAAGCGCCTTGGCTCGCCGTTAAATCACATTACAAAGGTGAATTCCCAAATAACCTTGTTGGCTTATATAATTTTGAAGGGGGCTATTGTGGCGTTTCAAAAGTTGAAAATGACATAATTAACATTTGCTACTTAGTCAATTTTGATTCATTTAAGAAATACAAAAACATAGATGAATTTCAAGTTAATATAATTTATAAAAACCCACATTTAAAAGAGTTATTCACCAATAGCAAATCTTTGTTTGAAAAACCACTAACTATAAGTCAAATTTCCTTTGAAAAAAAAACAGCAATAGAGAATCATATCTTAATGGTTGGGGACAGTGCTGGTCTAATCCAGCCTTTATGTGGAAACGGAATGGCAATGGCAATTCTTAGTGCCAAAATTGCTTCTGAATTAATTATAGAATATCATACTCAAAAAAATATTTCCAGAACAGAACTTGAAGATAAATACACCAAATTATGGAACTATAATTTCAAAAAAAGACTTAAAACAGGGCGATTTCTCGCCTTATTATTACAAAATAAAAAAAGCACAACAATCGTAATGTGGTTTTTAATTCAGTTTCCATTTTTACTCTCTCAGGTCATCAAAAGAACACATGGCAAATCTTTAATTCTAAATTAA
- a CDS encoding methyltransferase domain-containing protein, whose protein sequence is MAIKTKYRTDNPEIMDDFNLKGDALQDALDKIAKINQLLGGNQLTLEGVEKLLNGISKDKTITILDIGSGNGDMLRNLADYAFKHDWDFKLIGIDANTFTVNYARKLSIHYPNIFYRCEDVFNESFSKIEYDIALCTLTLHHFKNNEIMNLINILNTNARLGMVINDLHRSIISYRLFQTMCFVTQLDGMSKKDGLTSILRGFKKSELLQFSKQLSLTKYTIRWKWAFRYQWIISKI, encoded by the coding sequence ATGGCTATAAAAACCAAATATAGAACTGATAATCCAGAGATAATGGATGATTTCAATTTAAAAGGAGATGCTTTACAAGATGCTTTAGATAAAATAGCCAAAATAAATCAACTCCTTGGAGGAAACCAATTAACATTAGAAGGAGTTGAAAAATTATTAAATGGTATTAGCAAAGATAAAACAATCACAATTTTAGACATAGGATCCGGAAATGGTGACATGCTTAGGAATTTAGCCGATTATGCATTTAAACATGATTGGGATTTTAAACTTATTGGAATCGATGCAAACACTTTTACAGTAAATTATGCTCGAAAATTATCCATACATTATCCCAATATATTTTACCGTTGTGAAGACGTTTTTAATGAATCATTTAGTAAAATAGAATACGATATTGCATTGTGCACCTTAACTTTACACCATTTTAAGAACAACGAAATTATGAACCTGATAAACATTCTAAACACCAATGCAAGGCTAGGAATGGTAATTAATGATTTACATAGAAGTATTATTTCCTACCGCTTATTTCAAACAATGTGTTTTGTAACTCAATTAGACGGAATGTCAAAGAAAGATGGATTAACATCTATTTTAAGAGGATTTAAAAAAAGTGAATTACTTCAATTCTCAAAACAATTGAGCCTAACAAAATACACCATTCGTTGGAAATGGGCTTTTCGATATCAATGGATAATTTCAAAAATATGA
- a CDS encoding type III polyketide synthase yields MSVKITAIAKQLPKYSRTTKEIILFLDSWLSGQDERFIRKVKKIFEGAAVDKRYSIMDPTEVFTNTSFEDRNDIYVREVIDLGEKVLKKALDKSNWKPESLDYIITVSCTGIMIPSLDAYLINKLKLRQDIVRLPVTEMGCAAGISGIIYAKNFLKANPGKRAAVIAVESPTATFQLDDFSMANIVSAAIFGDGAACVLLSSHAADNGPEVLDQEMYHFYDNIHMMGFKLVNTGLQMVLDIEVPETIASHFPNIIHPFLAKNNLKIENIDHLIFHPGGKKIIQTVEELFSDLGKNIDDTKEILRLYGNMSSATVLYVLEQIMDKKPKKGDKGLMLSFGPGFSAQRVLLQF; encoded by the coding sequence ATGAGTGTAAAAATAACCGCCATTGCCAAACAATTACCCAAATATTCGAGAACCACCAAAGAAATTATTCTTTTTTTAGATTCATGGCTCTCGGGGCAAGACGAACGCTTTATCAGAAAAGTAAAGAAAATATTTGAAGGAGCAGCAGTTGACAAACGCTATTCAATAATGGATCCTACCGAAGTTTTCACAAATACATCTTTTGAAGATCGAAATGATATTTACGTACGAGAAGTTATCGATTTAGGAGAAAAGGTTTTAAAGAAAGCCTTAGATAAATCAAACTGGAAACCTGAAAGCCTTGACTATATTATTACGGTAAGTTGCACAGGTATTATGATTCCATCTTTGGATGCGTATCTTATAAACAAACTAAAACTACGACAAGATATCGTACGTCTTCCCGTAACCGAGATGGGCTGTGCCGCTGGAATTTCAGGAATAATTTATGCGAAAAACTTTTTAAAAGCCAATCCTGGAAAACGAGCTGCAGTAATAGCAGTCGAAAGTCCAACAGCAACTTTCCAATTAGATGATTTTTCGATGGCAAATATTGTATCAGCAGCAATTTTTGGAGATGGAGCTGCTTGTGTATTGCTTTCTTCACATGCAGCCGATAATGGACCAGAAGTTCTAGACCAAGAAATGTATCATTTTTACGACAATATTCATATGATGGGATTTAAGCTTGTAAACACGGGGTTACAAATGGTACTCGATATTGAAGTACCAGAAACAATTGCATCACATTTTCCCAATATCATTCACCCCTTTTTAGCAAAGAACAATTTAAAAATAGAAAATATAGATCATTTGATATTTCATCCAGGAGGAAAAAAAATCATTCAAACCGTTGAAGAACTTTTTTCAGATTTAGGTAAGAACATCGACGACACAAAAGAAATACTGCGTCTATACGGAAATATGTCTAGCGCAACTGTTTTATATGTTTTAGAGCAAATTATGGACAAAAAACCTAAAAAAGGAGATAAAGGCTTAATGCTGAGTTTTGGACCTGGCTTTTCGGCTCAGCGCGTTTTATTGCAATTTTAA
- a CDS encoding 3-hydroxyacyl-ACP dehydratase FabZ family protein, whose product MTNQDIIDKLPYSKPFLFVDEIISISENRVEGTYYFDESLDFYKGHFLSTPVTPGVILTEVMAQIGLVCLGIFILNKELEKPTSIALTSIEIDFLKPVYPNEKVVVISEKIYFRFGKLKCKVSMKNQLGIEVCSGTIAGMIV is encoded by the coding sequence ATGACAAATCAAGATATTATAGACAAATTACCCTATAGCAAACCTTTTTTGTTTGTCGATGAAATTATATCCATATCCGAAAATAGAGTAGAAGGAACCTATTATTTTGATGAAAGTTTAGATTTTTATAAAGGCCATTTTCTATCAACCCCAGTCACTCCAGGTGTAATATTAACCGAAGTAATGGCACAAATAGGATTGGTGTGTTTAGGAATTTTTATATTAAACAAAGAGTTAGAGAAACCTACTTCAATTGCTTTAACATCAATTGAAATAGATTTTTTAAAACCTGTTTATCCAAACGAAAAAGTAGTTGTTATTTCAGAAAAAATATATTTCCGATTTGGAAAATTAAAATGCAAAGTAAGCATGAAAAATCAACTCGGAATTGAAGTTTGCTCTGGAACGATTGCCGGAATGATAGTTTAG
- a CDS encoding beta-ketoacyl-[acyl-carrier-protein] synthase family protein produces MQKRVVITGLGIVAPNGVGLDSFTFALKNGISGIKHDTELERLQFSCQISGKPELSTELIANYFTELELRNFNATGILYGVIAGLDAWKDAGLPILESENPDWDSGTIFGAGTSGIEKFRESIYKIDDLQTRRLGSTVVAQTMISGVSAYLGGKLGLGNQVTTNSSACTTGTESVLMAYERIKLGQAKRILAGSTSDSGPYIWGGFDAMKVCTFKHNDSPERGSRPMSMSASGFVPGSGAGALILEDLETALNRGARIYAEVLGGNINSGGQRGSGSMTAPNATAVQKCIRNAVENAGISTSEIDLINGHLTATSKDALEIENWSIALNRKGKDFPYINALKSTIGHCLSAAGSIELVASVLQLHQGFIFPNVNCEDINSEITSIIDKSKIPTQLINTDLNSIAKASFGFGDVNGCVILKKYNKY; encoded by the coding sequence ATGCAAAAAAGAGTTGTCATTACAGGACTGGGAATTGTTGCTCCAAATGGAGTAGGACTTGACTCGTTTACATTTGCATTAAAAAATGGAATATCAGGCATTAAACACGATACTGAATTAGAACGCTTACAATTTTCTTGTCAAATTTCAGGAAAACCAGAATTATCTACTGAATTAATTGCAAACTATTTTACTGAGCTTGAATTACGGAATTTTAATGCCACAGGAATTTTATATGGTGTAATTGCAGGTTTAGATGCTTGGAAAGATGCAGGATTACCAATTCTAGAAAGTGAAAACCCAGATTGGGACAGCGGTACTATATTTGGAGCTGGAACATCAGGTATAGAGAAATTTAGAGAAAGTATTTATAAAATTGACGATCTACAAACTAGGCGTTTAGGAAGTACTGTCGTAGCACAAACAATGATTAGCGGTGTAAGTGCTTATTTGGGTGGTAAACTCGGACTTGGAAATCAAGTCACCACAAACTCATCAGCTTGTACAACTGGTACAGAAAGTGTTTTAATGGCTTATGAACGAATAAAATTAGGACAAGCCAAACGTATTTTAGCAGGAAGCACCAGTGATTCTGGTCCCTATATTTGGGGAGGATTTGACGCCATGAAAGTTTGCACTTTCAAACATAATGACTCTCCAGAAAGAGGCTCAAGACCAATGAGCATGAGTGCATCAGGTTTTGTTCCAGGTAGCGGTGCTGGAGCTTTGATACTCGAAGATCTAGAAACTGCCCTAAACAGAGGAGCTCGAATATATGCCGAAGTTTTAGGTGGAAATATCAATTCAGGTGGACAACGCGGAAGCGGAAGTATGACAGCCCCAAATGCAACTGCTGTACAAAAATGCATTCGTAATGCTGTAGAAAACGCAGGTATTTCTACTTCAGAAATTGATTTAATTAACGGACATCTAACAGCAACATCAAAAGATGCTTTGGAAATTGAAAATTGGAGCATTGCATTAAATCGTAAAGGAAAAGATTTTCCATATATAAACGCTTTAAAATCAACTATAGGTCATTGCTTATCTGCAGCAGGAAGTATCGAGCTAGTTGCTTCGGTTTTACAGTTACATCAAGGATTTATTTTTCCAAATGTAAATTGTGAAGATATAAATTCCGAAATCACATCAATTATTGATAAATCCAAAATTCCAACTCAATTAATCAACACTGATTTAAATAGTATCGCCAAAGCTAGTTTCGGTTTTGGTGACGTTAATGGTTGCGTGATTTTAAAAAAATATAACAAATATTAA
- a CDS encoding acyl carrier protein — MNNQQQLLTELKSIVKPYVKNDTAFENFTEDTNFITDLNINSANLVDIVLDVEEFFDIIIDNESMEKLVNAKTALSIIQSKLNEK; from the coding sequence ATGAATAACCAACAACAACTATTAACCGAATTAAAGTCAATTGTTAAACCTTATGTGAAAAATGATACTGCTTTTGAAAATTTTACAGAAGACACAAATTTTATAACTGATTTAAATATTAATTCTGCCAACTTAGTAGATATTGTCTTAGATGTCGAAGAGTTTTTTGACATTATAATTGATAACGAATCGATGGAAAAATTGGTTAACGCAAAAACCGCTCTAAGCATCATTCAATCCAAACTAAATGAAAAATGA
- a CDS encoding 4'-phosphopantetheinyl transferase family protein yields MIGNDIIDLETAKRESNWKRNRFLDKIFTPQEQFLILNSDVPEIMVWNLWSRKEAAYKIYNRDTNINGYFPTKLICFYESANLGTVSINNNLYHTKTIITKDCIHTVAVSQKENLTKIIKLDYNTKIFKNQRLPYIIDTLTKNAIPISISHHGRFIEAVRIKQ; encoded by the coding sequence ATGATCGGAAATGATATTATAGATCTCGAAACTGCAAAAAGAGAAAGCAATTGGAAACGCAACCGTTTTTTGGATAAAATTTTTACTCCTCAAGAGCAATTTCTTATTCTCAATTCTGATGTACCCGAAATAATGGTTTGGAATTTATGGAGCCGTAAAGAAGCTGCCTATAAAATATACAATCGTGATACGAATATAAACGGTTATTTCCCAACGAAATTAATCTGCTTTTACGAAAGTGCTAATTTGGGTACAGTATCTATAAACAACAACTTATATCACACCAAAACAATAATTACTAAAGATTGTATACATACCGTTGCTGTATCTCAAAAAGAAAACTTGACTAAAATTATCAAATTAGATTACAACACAAAAATATTTAAAAATCAAAGGCTTCCATATATAATAGATACTTTAACAAAAAATGCAATACCAATTTCGATAAGTCATCACGGTCGTTTTATTGAAGCAGTAAGAATCAAGCAGTAA
- a CDS encoding 3'-5' exonuclease — MLEWLKNINKEYPDFWKEYLSKFENKSERFVVLSTETSGLNPTKDVILSIGSFAVINNSIVIQDSFEAVLLQYKFFHDNGLTNEFIIESKMEKLPEPEAIKSLIEYIGNGVLVGHHINFDVEMINAALEKLDCGRLKNEALDVDVMYRKLHDINDRQFSLDELCAIYKIPNSERNSSSEDAYRIALLFLKLKSRLGIK, encoded by the coding sequence ATGCTAGAATGGCTGAAAAATATAAACAAAGAATATCCTGATTTTTGGAAAGAATACCTTTCTAAATTTGAGAATAAATCGGAACGTTTTGTTGTGTTATCTACAGAAACATCTGGGTTGAATCCAACAAAAGATGTTATATTGTCTATTGGTTCATTTGCTGTAATAAATAATAGTATTGTCATTCAAGATAGTTTTGAAGCTGTCTTGTTGCAATACAAATTTTTCCATGATAACGGACTTACGAATGAATTTATTATTGAAAGCAAAATGGAGAAATTACCAGAACCAGAAGCAATTAAATCTTTAATTGAATATATTGGTAATGGTGTTTTGGTCGGTCATCATATTAATTTTGATGTCGAAATGATTAACGCTGCTCTGGAGAAATTGGATTGTGGAAGACTTAAAAATGAAGCGCTAGATGTAGATGTTATGTATCGTAAATTGCATGATATCAATGATAGACAGTTTTCTCTGGATGAATTATGTGCTATCTATAAAATACCAAATAGCGAGAGAAACTCCTCTTCAGAGGATGCTTACAGAATTGCATTGCTTTTCTTGAAACTCAAATCAAGGTTAGGCATAAAATAG
- a CDS encoding DUF294 nucleotidyltransferase-like domain-containing protein, producing the protein MNTIAEHIADFLKEYPPFDNLTFQELSEIATNIRVINLEKHAVLFQINDPLHDSFYVVASGVINLSVIADAEETLLNKCHEGDIFGLRPFFAKNNYMMTAKAREESIVYAIPIAVFRPFVANNPDVLNFLLESFAANTRHAKDNSDTKGNHISDNMFYSDQQSEIQYIQSLSYNNSPLKAQANNIVKDVALRMTDAMVDNIVVCENNNPIGIVTEADLSSKIATGRFSIDETIDKIMSSPVVTVIENVSLAEAQLLMLKHNVSHLCVTKDGTSKSAVKGVISEHDLIVAQASNPGVLIKEIKRSQSPKDLKQIRDRLSDLIQNYIQKNIPLSHISNIANEINLALIKRSVELSILEMGSPPARFAWLSIGSQGRKEQLLLTDQDSILIFEDVTAEKYRDVKDYFLNLAKRTTATLEKIGYEYCPNGHMASNMMWCKSLTDWTKQYNSWMNTPGENSNDLSSIFFDYEIVFGEPKIEEAIENVIFKNAINNVLFFDFLGNDALRKNSPLSFFKKFNVEEEGPYKFKFDIKTRALMPLIDGARLLILSSNIKGIKNTYLRFKQLAITDSKNADIYLSCAEAFLTLSKFRTIEGLKNDDSGQYINLRELSKSDKEKLKNALAPMRELEELIKSKFQLTQFS; encoded by the coding sequence ATGAATACAATTGCTGAGCATATTGCAGATTTCTTGAAGGAATATCCGCCATTCGATAATTTAACTTTTCAAGAATTATCTGAGATTGCAACCAATATTCGTGTTATTAATTTAGAAAAACACGCTGTATTGTTTCAAATTAATGATCCCTTACACGATAGTTTTTACGTGGTAGCTTCGGGTGTAATTAATTTATCGGTAATTGCCGATGCTGAAGAAACTTTGCTTAATAAATGTCATGAAGGTGATATATTTGGATTACGTCCTTTTTTCGCTAAGAATAACTACATGATGACTGCAAAAGCCAGAGAAGAAAGTATTGTGTATGCAATACCAATCGCTGTATTTAGACCATTTGTTGCAAACAATCCAGATGTTTTAAATTTCTTGTTAGAAAGTTTTGCTGCAAATACGCGTCATGCAAAAGACAATTCTGATACTAAAGGAAATCATATTTCTGATAATATGTTTTATTCTGATCAACAGTCAGAAATACAATATATTCAGTCATTAAGTTATAATAATTCTCCACTAAAAGCTCAAGCAAATAACATTGTAAAAGATGTTGCTTTGCGTATGACAGATGCTATGGTAGATAATATTGTTGTTTGCGAAAATAACAATCCAATTGGAATTGTAACTGAAGCTGATTTATCATCTAAAATTGCTACAGGTAGATTCTCAATTGATGAAACTATTGATAAAATAATGTCCTCACCTGTTGTAACAGTAATTGAAAATGTTTCATTAGCCGAAGCACAATTGCTAATGCTTAAGCATAATGTGAGTCATTTATGTGTTACAAAAGATGGAACAAGCAAATCTGCTGTAAAAGGAGTTATCTCAGAGCATGACTTAATTGTTGCACAAGCCAGTAATCCTGGAGTGTTGATAAAAGAAATCAAACGTTCGCAATCACCAAAAGATTTAAAGCAAATTAGAGATCGTTTATCAGATTTGATTCAAAATTATATACAAAAAAACATACCGCTTTCACATATTAGTAATATTGCAAATGAGATTAATTTGGCGTTAATAAAACGTTCTGTTGAGCTTTCAATTTTAGAGATGGGCTCACCTCCTGCTCGATTTGCATGGTTAAGTATTGGAAGTCAAGGAAGAAAAGAACAACTTTTATTGACGGATCAGGATAGTATTTTGATTTTTGAAGATGTGACTGCAGAAAAATACCGCGATGTAAAAGATTATTTCTTGAATCTGGCTAAAAGAACTACAGCAACCTTAGAGAAAATTGGATATGAATATTGTCCAAACGGGCATATGGCTAGTAATATGATGTGGTGTAAGTCATTGACTGATTGGACGAAACAGTATAACAGTTGGATGAACACTCCAGGTGAAAACAGCAATGATTTAAGTAGTATTTTCTTTGATTATGAAATTGTTTTTGGAGAACCTAAAATTGAAGAAGCAATTGAGAATGTGATATTTAAAAACGCAATAAACAATGTTTTATTCTTTGATTTCTTAGGTAATGATGCGTTGAGAAAAAACTCACCGTTGAGTTTCTTTAAGAAATTTAATGTTGAAGAAGAAGGGCCGTATAAGTTTAAATTCGATATTAAAACTCGTGCATTGATGCCATTAATTGATGGAGCACGTTTGCTAATATTAAGTTCGAATATAAAAGGAATTAAAAATACCTATTTAAGATTTAAGCAACTAGCAATTACAGATTCTAAGAATGCTGATATTTATCTTAGTTGTGCTGAGGCTTTCTTAACCTTGTCAAAGTTTAGAACTATTGAGGGATTGAAGAATGATGATTCAGGACAATATATCAACTTAAGAGAATTATCAAAAAGCGATAAAGAAAAATTAAAAAATGCATTGGCTCCAATGAGAGAGCTAGAAGAGCTTATAAAAAGTAAATTTCAATTGACCCAATTTTCGTAA
- a CDS encoding HTH domain-containing protein: MEQLQKITAKDLAQKMGVSIKTAEKYMKDVKQEYEVKVVLLNHINTYFKVNAKK; this comes from the coding sequence ATGGAACAATTACAGAAAATTACCGCAAAAGATTTGGCTCAAAAAATGGGCGTAAGTATCAAAACTGCAGAGAAATACATGAAAGACGTAAAACAAGAATACGAAGTCAAAGTAGTTCTATTAAATCATATTAATACATATTTCAAAGTTAATGCCAAAAAGTAA
- a CDS encoding multidrug effflux MFS transporter has product MTTKKYIKLILILGSLTALGPFSIDMYLPGFSGIARDLNTTVAKVSMSLSSYFIGISAGQLLYGPLLDRFGRKKPLYVGLMVYILASLGCVFVTDIDTFIGLRFLQAVGSCAATVASVAMVRDLFPVKDIPKVFSMLMLVVGLSPMLAPTIGGYVTSDYGWHTVFFILMCMGILILIGAKIGLPNTRKPDTSISLKPKPIITNFLNVVKEPQFFTYAFTGAVSFSGLFTYVASSPIVFMDIFKVDAKIYGWIFAFMSLSFIGASQLNSYLLRKYSSQQMIFGALITQSVISIVFLILAINNLLGLYETIGMLFIYLACLGISNPNTAGLTMAPFSKNAGSASALMGAIQLGLGAIASFAVGVFVKDSLIPMVAIMTTTTITAFIILNIGKRFIKQNIEISNDDESPILH; this is encoded by the coding sequence ATGACTACAAAAAAATACATCAAATTAATCCTTATTTTAGGATCTTTAACTGCTCTTGGTCCGTTTTCTATCGATATGTATCTTCCTGGTTTCTCAGGAATTGCTAGAGATTTAAACACCACAGTTGCTAAAGTTTCGATGAGTCTGTCTAGTTATTTTATAGGTATTTCGGCTGGACAATTACTTTACGGACCTTTATTAGATCGTTTTGGACGAAAAAAACCTTTGTATGTAGGGTTAATGGTTTACATATTAGCCTCTTTAGGATGTGTTTTTGTTACTGATATTGATACTTTTATTGGTTTGCGTTTTCTACAAGCTGTTGGTAGCTGTGCTGCAACTGTTGCTTCTGTGGCAATGGTTCGTGATCTTTTTCCTGTAAAAGACATTCCTAAGGTTTTCTCTATGCTTATGCTTGTTGTAGGTTTATCTCCTATGCTTGCTCCAACTATTGGTGGTTATGTAACTTCTGATTATGGTTGGCATACTGTTTTCTTTATATTAATGTGTATGGGAATCCTGATTTTAATCGGTGCTAAAATTGGTTTGCCGAACACACGTAAACCTGATACATCTATTTCGTTAAAACCGAAACCTATTATTACAAACTTTCTTAACGTTGTAAAAGAACCTCAATTTTTCACTTACGCCTTTACGGGTGCTGTGTCTTTTTCTGGTTTGTTTACTTATGTAGCCTCCTCTCCTATTGTCTTTATGGATATTTTTAAGGTTGACGCTAAAATATATGGTTGGATTTTTGCTTTTATGTCTTTAAGTTTCATTGGTGCAAGTCAGTTGAACTCTTATTTATTAAGAAAATATTCTAGTCAACAAATGATTTTTGGAGCGTTGATCACTCAATCTGTAATTAGTATTGTGTTTTTGATTTTGGCGATAAACAATTTGCTTGGCTTATACGAAACAATCGGTATGTTGTTTATTTATTTAGCATGCCTAGGAATTTCAAATCCCAACACTGCTGGTCTAACCATGGCTCCTTTTTCTAAAAATGCCGGAAGCGCATCGGCATTAATGGGTGCTATTCAGCTTGGTTTAGGTGCAATTGCTTCTTTTGCAGTTGGTGTTTTTGTTAAAGATTCTCTTATTCCGATGGTTGCTATTATGACTACAACTACAATTACTGCTTTTATTATTTTAAATATCGGTAAACGTTTTATAAAACAAAATATTGAGATCTCTAACGATGATGAATCTCCAATACTTCATTAG